The Toxorhynchites rutilus septentrionalis strain SRP chromosome 3, ASM2978413v1, whole genome shotgun sequence genome includes a region encoding these proteins:
- the LOC129774765 gene encoding inosine triphosphate pyrophosphatase: protein MLRSISFVTGNAKKLEEVRAILGKDFPFELIAVKLDLPELQGEVDDICRKKCLEAARIVKGPVLVEDTCLCFSALKGLPGPYIKWFLDKLEPEGLHKLLDGWDDKSAQAVCTFAYVPHENGEVILFQGVTDGDIVFPRGSRDFGWDPVFQPKGCDKTYAELPKEKKNEISHRFRALDKLRDFFVAQETK, encoded by the exons ATGTTGCGGTCTATTTCGTTTGTTACTGGAAATGCTAAGAAATTGGAGGAAGTTCGAGCAATTCTGGGCAAAGACTTTCCCTTTGAACTAATTGCCGTAAAGCTAGATTTGCCTGAACTACAGGGTGAAGTGGATGACATTTGCAGGAAGAAGTGTTTGGAAGCTGCTAGGATCGTTAAAGGACCAGTTTTAGTAGAAGACACGTGCCTTTGTTTCAGTGCTTTGAAAGGATTGCCAG GACCATACATCAAATGGTTCTTGGATAAACTCGAACCGGAAGGTTTGCATAAATTGCTGGATGGTTGGGACGACAAATCTGCGCAAGCCGTTTGCACTTTTGCGTACGTACCACATGAAAACGGAGAAGTAATTTTATTTCAAGGTGTAACCGACGGCGATATTGTGTTCCCTAGAGGGAGCAGAGATTTTGGATGGGATCCTGTCTTTCAGCCAAAGGGTTGTGATAAAACGTATGCCGAGTTACCAAAAGAGAAGAAAAATGAGATCTCACACAGATTTAGGGCATTGGATAAACTGAGGGATTTCTTTGTTGCTCAAGAAACTAAATAA
- the LOC129774764 gene encoding mannose-P-dolichol utilization defect 1 protein homolog — MTEYVKQFLMLFMNEKCYDNYFVDFDFLDVDCFKALLSKGLGIAIIAGSVLVKVPQISKILANKSAQGINLFSVCLDLFAITIHMSYSFVNGFPFSAWGDTSFLALQTALIAFLVLWYGGAKAQAFIFSVIFTATTYALMGGLTPLKYLLIAQGFNVPIILLGKLSQAYTNYKNGSTGQLSAVTCFMVLAGSLARIFTSIQETGDQMMVITYGCSSFANAVIVLQLLYYWNADKKTSNDGGASKKASKAKAKKIN, encoded by the exons ATGACTGAATACGTTAAACAGTTTTTGATGCTTTTCATGAATGAAAAGTGTTACGATAACTACTTTGTAGATTTCGACTTTCTCGACG TGGACTGTTTCAAGGCACTTCTCAGCAAAGGATTGGGCATAGCCATCATTGCAGGATCAGTATTAGTGAAAGTTCCTCAGATTAGTAAGATTTTGGCTAACAAATCGGCACAAGGCATCAATTTGTTCAGCGTCTGTCTGGACTTATTCGCGATTACGATTCATATGTCGTACAGCTTCGTCAATGGGTTCCCTTTCAGCGCATGGGGAGATACCTCATTCCTAGCACTTCAAACAGCTTTGATTGCGTTCTTGGTGCTCTGGTACGGAGGTGCAAAAGCTCAAGCATTCATTTTTTCTGTCATCTTCACTGCCACCACTTATGCTCTGATGGGAGGACTTACGCCACTCAAGTATCTTTTGATCGCTCAAGGATTCAATGTTCCAATTATTCTGCTGGGAAAACTGTCTCAGGCTTATACTAACTACAAGAATGGAAGCACTGGCCAATTGTCGGCAGTAACATGTTTCATGGTTCTGGCAGGATCGCTCGCAAGAATCTTCACTTCGATTCAAGAAACGGGAGATCAAATGATGGTAATTACCTACGGCTGTTCGTCGTTCGCCAATGCAGTTATCGTGCTTCAACTGTTATACTACTGGAATGCGGACAAAAAGACTTCAAATGACGGCGGAGCTTCAAAGAAAGCATCTAAAGCGAAGGCTAAGAAAATTAATTAA